CGGGGCAGCAGCAGCGCCGCCGCGAAGGCGGAGTTCACCACCACGATGGCCAACGACACGCCGTACACGCCGGTCACGGTCGCGATCTGCGTCAGAGGGATGTTCGCAACCTGTGCCGTCCCCAGCAGGTCCCAGGGAGAGCCGCTGATGCGCACGCGCGCCAGCTCCATCGCCACCCAGAGAAAGGGCGCCACAGCCAGCGCGCGACCGCCACTGAAGGCCCGCGAGCGCGCCAAAAGCGCCAGCATGATCCCGAAGAGCCCGTGCCACAGCCCCAGGTACAGGCAGAAGAGGACGAGTAGCGCCGCGGCCACCGGCGCCGAGAGCCCGCCGTAGGCATGCATCACGTGATAGACCCAGTAACAGCTTCCCGCGTACCACACCACGCCGCTCAGGTATCCCAGTGCGAACCCTGCTTTCGGGGAGGGCGCGCTTCCCTGCCCGTTGGTGCGAACCAGGGCAACGAGCAGCGGCACCAGCGCCACCCAGCTCAACCAAGAGACGGAGGGGGAGGGGAAAATCAGTGCCTGCAGGACGCCGGAGAGCGCCGCCAGCAGCCACGCCGACCTGGGGATGCCGCGCACGCGCCGAGTGTAACAAACCGCGCTCGATGCTTGAGGGCAAAGGCCTTATAAAGTTCACCAACGCGGCAGAAGAAAACATCCATTACAATTGCGGGGAGTTTATGCAGAGCCTCATCGCATTCGGAATCCGCCTGCTGGAGGGGCTGTTTGTCGTGGGCGTGACTGGCGCCACTTTCGTTCTGGTGCTGGTCCTCATCGAAGATCTGCAGACCATGTTCGGCCGGTCTTCCGAGGTCTAACATTGACGCTCGCGATTCGAGCGGCGTAAACTCCACCAGTTTGTCCAACGGGCCACTGGCTCTGGCGGCCTGACGGTCCCCAAAAAAAAGTGGCAATGTCTTCTCCTACGCAGCCCGGTTCGCCGCAAAAGAACCGGGTTCGCATCGTGGTCGCGACCTCGGTGATGCTCACCTTCATCTCCTTCTGGCGCGCCTCCGCCATCGTCCTCAATGACATGGGCTCCTCCGCCTTCTACGCCGGCTCCATCTCCGAGCAGGCGGTGGGCAAGGCGGCGCCCTGGTTCGTCCTGGGAGTGATGCTGTTCTCCTTCACGGTGCGCGCCGTGTACGTGGAGAGCTGCTCCATGTTTGTGCGCGGCGGCGTCTACCGCGTGGTCAAGGAGGCCCTGGGCGGCACCCTGGCCAAGATCAGCGTCTCGGCGTTGATGTTCGACTACGTGCTCACCGGCCCCATTTCCGGCGTGTCTGCCGGCCAGTACATCGCGGGCTTGATGAACGAACTACTGTTGGCGGCCGACACTCACGGCTGGATCCCACAGGCGCTTCACCTGCTGTTCGAGGGCACGCCGCACGTGAACGTCAATGCCACCGCGGTCGTCATCGCGGTCGCGGTCACCCTCTACTACTGGTGGCAGAACATCAAGGGCATCGAGGAATCCAGCGAGAAGGCCATGCGGGTGATGGAGATCACCACCGTCATGGTGGTGCTGCTTCTGGGCTGGTCGTTCGTCACCCTGCTCCGCGGTCACTATCAGTTGCCCCCGTGGCCCGTGCCCCAGAACCTGACCTTCAGCCGTGACGCGCTCGGCTTCCTGAAGAATGCGGAGCTGCACAAGATATTCGGGGTGTTCGGCATCATGATCGCCTTCGGCCATTCCATCCTGGCCATGAGCGGCGAGGAGACCCTGGCCCAGGTCTATCGCGAGATCGGCAGCCCCAAGCACAAGAACCTGAAGAAGACCGCCCTCATCATCGCCGTCTACAGCTTCGTCTTCACCGGCATTTCTTCCCTGCTGGTGGTCATGCTCATCCCCGACACCGTGCGCATGCTGCCCGAAAACAAAGACAACCTACTGGGCACGCTGGCCATGTATCTGGTGGGACCGCCACTGCTGAAGCTGTTCTTCCGCGCCTTCGTGGTGATCGTCGGTTTCCTCATGCTCTCGGGCGCCATCAACACCTCCATCGTCGGCTCCAACGGAGTGCTGAACCGCGTCTCCGAGGACGGCGTGCTCACCGACTGGTTCCGCAAGCCGCACAAGCGTTTCGGCACCAGCTACCGCATCCTCAACTTGGTGGTCGCGCTCCAGCTCTTCACCATCCTGGTCAGCCGCGGCGACGTCTACATCCTGGGTGAGGCCTACGCCTTCGGCGTGATCTGGAGCTTCACCATGAAGAGCATGGCCATGCTGGTGCTGCGCTTCAAGTACAAGGGCCCGCGCCACTGGAAGGTGCCGCCCAACATCACCATCCGCGGCATCGAGATCCCCATCGGGCTGGCTTCGATCTTCCTGGTGCTGGTCACCACCTCGGTGGTCAATCTGTTCACCAAGTCGGTGGCCACCATCTCCGGCATCATCTTCACCGGCGTGTTTTTCACCATCTTCGTGGTTTCCGAGCAGATCAACCGCCGCAAGATGGCCCACAGCCAGCACCAGATGATGGACCACTTTCAACTGCAGCAGGAAGAGACCGTACAGCGCGAAAGCCTGGGCATCCGTCCCGGCAACATCCTGGTGACGGTGCGCGACTACAACACCCTGAACCATCTGAAATGGGCCCTGGAACGCACTGACACCAAGGAGCAGGACGTGGTGGTGCTGGCGGCGCGCATGGTGCCGGAGTCGGGCGCCGGCGAATACGGCCTTTCCACCGAGCAGATCTTCAGCGAGTACGAGCAGCTCCTGTTCACCCGTGCGACCTCGGTGGCCGAAGGTTTCGGCAAGCACATCTCGCTGCTGGTGGTGCCGGCGCGCGATATCTGGACTGCCATTTCCCAGACCGCCAACTCGCTTGAGTCTTCCGCCGTGGTCGCCGGGCTTTCCAGCAAGATGCCGGCGCTGGAGCAGGCCTTCCGCATGGGTCGCGCCTGGGAGGCCATGCCCGAGCCCAAGGGCCAGTTCGTGCTGCAGGTCGTCCGGCCGGACATGACCGCCGAAATCTTCCGCATGGGCCCGCACACTCCCGACCTCAAGACCGAGGACATCTACCTCACTCACCGCATCTGGCTCGACCTGACCCGCAACCCGGAGATGGGGAAGGTCCACCACTCGGACATCCTCAGCCTCGCCCTCACCCGCCTGGCGCGCGACCTCTTCGGCCCCGAGCGCGACGAGATCATGAAGCGCCTGGGCCGCGGCGTCACCGACAAGCGCTTCGGCCAGAAGCTGCCCGCGCCTGAGCCGCCTCCCACCGCGCCCGGCATTGTTTCCGAGTCCGCGCCGGACAAGCAGTCGAAAGAGCAGGAGGAGAAGGGACCGGAGGAGCCGCCCATCACCGGCCCCAAGTAGCTGCGCCGGCCAGCAGCGCGATTTCAACTCTGGAGTTTCGCCCGGACAAACTCCACGAGTTCGTCCGGAACGTAATTTGGCGGATGGATGTGGAAACGTGGCTTGCCCGCCGCCGGCTTCAGCGAGACCTCACTCCACGCGGGCTCCCCCGCGGGCGCATGCAGGAGCACGGCGCTGGCCAAGTCGAGAAACTCGCGCGCCGATTCCTTGAAGTCAGCGGTCTCCGGATCGAGCACGGTGAGGTAGAGGTCGGGACGCAGAAACTTCATCACGCTGTTCGATTCCAAGATGACGTTCGCGGCGCCGGAGATCTCGCGGCGCAGCTCCGGCATGGCCTCGGCCAGCCGCCCCTGCTTGGTGCGCACCCACAGCGAGCGCCGCGCCCCCGCCGCCAGAAAGCGCGAGGTGTCGCTCGCGCCCGCGCGGTCGCGCTCCTCGGTGATGGCGAAGGTGTGCTCGTCCACCGCGCAGCCGCAGGATTCCCCGTTCACCGAGCACATGCCGTGGCCGTACTGCGTGATCTTGACCGCGGTCCAGTCGCGCTCCTGGAGCGCCGCGATCAGCCCCGCCACCACGCTGGTCTTGCCCACGTTGCGCGAGTGCCCGCCCACCACCACCAGCGCCATGCCGCTTACTTCTCTTTCTTCCCCAGCCGCGCCAGCGCCGCCAGCTCCTTCAAATATTCCTGAAGCGGCCGCGCCGGCCGGCCCCAGAAGACCACGCCCTTGCCACGGACGATCTTCTTGCTGAGCACCCCGGACCCGGAGCCCAGGATCACGCCCTCCTCGATGCGGGCGTGGTCGCCGATGCCCACCTGTCCGCCCACCACCGCGTCTTTCTCGATCACCGAGCTGCCGGAGATCCCGGTCTGGGCGGCGATGACCACGTTCTCCCCGATGCGCACGTTGTGGCCTACGTGCACCAGATTGTCGATCTTCACCCCGCGCGCGAGGACGGTCGCGTCCAGCGCGCCGCGGTCGATGGTAGAGTTGGCGCCGATCTCCACGTCGTCGCCGATCACCAGCTTTCCCACCTGCGGGAACTTCTCGTACCGCCCGCTCTCCGGGTCGCGGACGTAACCAAAGCCGTCGCTGCCCAGCACCGCGCCCGCCAGCACGATCACGCGGTTGCCGATCTCGGTGCCGGCGTAGACGGTGACGTTCGCGTCCAGGTAGCAGTCGGCGCCGATCCTCACCTGCGCCCCGATGGACACGCCCGGTCCGATACGCGTCCCCTCGCCGATCTCCACACTCTCGCCGACAACGGCATGCGGGCCGACGGAGACGCGCTTCCCTACTTTGACCGAGTTGGGCACGATGGCGGTCGAGTGCACGCCCGGATAAGCCTGCCCGCGCGACGGCCGGAGTATCCGCGCCGCGCGGAGGAAGGCCAGCCGCGGCTGCTTCGCCACCAGCAGCGGCTTTGCCGTCTTGGCATTCGCCGCGAACTCCCCGGCGATGACCGCGCCCGCTGCCGACTGGAGCGCCTCTTGCAACCGGCGCTCGTCTTCCACGAAGACTACGTCGTCCGCGGTCGCCGACTCGATGCTCGAGATGCCGCCTACCTCGCGCGTTCCGTCCCCCATCACCCGCGCGCCCGCCGCCTTCGCGATCTTTGCCAGCGAATGCTTCATTGCCGCCAAACCTCGACTCGAATTCTAACCTGATGGCTGGATGCTGAGTGCGGACTGCTCGATCTCAGTACACCGATCCCTCGCCCTCCGGCCTGGTCTTCCACCGCCGGTGCACCCACAGCCACTGCTCGGGATACTGCCGCGCGTAGCTCTCGATGACCTTGGTGAAAGCAGCGGTATTGCTGATGGCATCCGCTTCCTCGTCGCCGCTGCGCACCAGTTCCAGGGCCGGATCGAACTGCACGCGGTACTTCCCCAGCGCCCTGTCCCACAGGGTGAACGCCGGAACCACCGCGGCGTCGGTGCGCAGCGCCACTCGCGCCACTCCCGAGGCCGTGCACGCCGCCCTGCCGAAGAAATCCACAAACACGCCCTGCGGCGGCGTCATGTTCTGGTCCATCAGGATGCCCACCGTCTCCCCCGCCTTGAGCGCGCCCAGCAGGCCGCGCGCGAAGTCCTGCTTGTCGAAGGTGGTGTTGCCGTGCAGGCAGCGGTACCGGTCCACCAGTCGGTCGAGATAGGGGTTGTCGAGCGCGCGCACCACCACGTGCAGCGGATTCCCGTTGAGCGAGTGGACGAACGACCCGATCTCCCATCCCCCCAGGTGCGCTGTCAGAAAGATGACGCCCTTGCCGCGCTGCCGCGCCGCCTCGAGATTCTCCAATCCCTGATAGACGGCGACCCGCTCCACGTTCTCCTTGCTGTAGCGAGGAAACAGGCAGAACTCGGCCAACTGGCGTCCCAGGGCGGTGAATAGCCCCTTCAGGATGCGTTGGCGCTCGGCGGCACTTTTTTCCGGGAAGGCAAGCTCCAGGTTGCGCCTGCCCACGCGCCGTAGCCTCCCGTGCAGCAGATACACCAGCCGCCCCAGGGCGATGCCCAACGCCCGCGCCAAGGGTCGGGGCAGCAGGCCGATCCCCTGCACCAGCAGCCATACCGGGGCGTACTCCAGGCGATGTCGCATCCGCGGCGGACGGTAGCATCGCGGCAAAATTGTTGTCAAACCGGGAATCGGGGTAATCTTTCCCGCTGGCCTGCATCGTACTGAGGAAAGGCTTGATTGAGACCCAAGGAGTCATCCATGAAGAACCTGCTTCTTCTCGTTCCCGTGGCCGCGTTGCTGGCGCTGGCCGGCTGCGCCGCCGGCAAGCCCGGCAACATGGAAACCGGGATGATGCGGCACGTCAAGAGGCAGGTCACCATCGGCGGCAAGGACTGGAAGAATCCCGCGCCGTACACCGACGCCTCCATCAAAGAGGGCGCGGAGCACTTCCAGCACCACTGCCAGGTCTGCCATGGCCTCGACGGCCACGCCACCGGCGTCCCCTTTGCCGCCATGATGGACCCGCCCGTGCCCGACCTCGCCGAAAAGGATATTCAGGAGTACACCGACGGCCAGCTCAAGTGGATCATCGAGAACGGCATCGCGCCTTCCGGCATGCCGGGATGGAAGGGCATGCTAGACGACGATGAGATGTGGAAGCTCGTTTGCTTCATGCGCCATCTGCCCGCGCCGGGCAGCCTGGGCGCCCCCAAGGTCTACACCGAGGGCGAAAGCGAGCACCAGGAACTGGAGCACAAGGAGATGGAGAAGGCCGCCAAGCCCGGCGAGACCAAGCTCCCCACCCACAAACACTGAAGGAAAAAGTAAGAAGGAAAAAGTGAAGGGGCAAGCCGTAACGGTGAACCGTTAGCGGTAAACCTTATCTGGAAATTTTAGATGCGAGAAGCTGTTTTTGGGAATGCTTGCGACCTGAGTATGCCAGAAAGTTGAAAAGGGTTGGAACCGGTGACCCTCGTTACCGGTCCCAACCCCCGTCTCCCAGGTTCTGTGGTAGGTGAGGACAGTTTGCCTTGCGGGCTGGCAACGCACAAGGTCACGAAAGGTGCGTTCGAGGTATGCCGGAACGGACAATGCCCGAAAGTAACCCCCAAAGGTGCTACTTCGCGCTGACCATGTTGTGGGTGATGGCGTGGACGGAGAGCGCGATGCGGTTCTGCACTCCGACCTTGCGCATGAGCTTGGCCACGTGGGCCTTGACGGTGCGCTCCTCAATGCCCATGGCGGCGCCAATCTCCTTGTTGGAGCTGCCCACCACCAGCAGCTCCAGGACTTCTTTCTCGCGGTCGGTGAAGGTGACGCGCCCGGCGGGAAAGATGCGCCCGGGCGAGGAGGTCACGCGCTCGATGAAGATGGAGAGCACACGCCGCGGCGCCCACACCGAGCCCTGGTGGACGATGCGGATGGCCGTGGTGAACTCGGCGGGCGAGGCGGCCTCGTCCACGTAGCCCTTGGCGCCCGCGGCCAGCGACTTCAGGATGGTCTCGTCGTCCATGCCTGAGCCGGTGACGATGATGCGCAGCCCGGGGCGCGCCGCCTTCATGCCCGCCATGATGTCGAACAGGTTGCGCTCGTTGCGACTGCCCAGCAGCACCACGTCCACCGTGGGACTCGCCGTCACCTCGGCCAGCGACGCGGCCACCAGCTCCAGCTCAGGCTCGTTCTCGAACAGCGAGCGGAAGCCGATGAAGCGTAGCGGGTCGCTCTCGATCACCGCCACGTGGATCTTCTGCTTCTTGGAAGCGGCTGCGGTCATGTCTTTCAGGGACTCCTCCGGGTGCGCGCCACAGGATATCTTCATTTGGCGCTCAGGAAAAGCTAGAATCTGCTTGCAACCGATCCCATCCCGGCGGTGTGGAATGAAGCGATTGATCTTCCGACAACTGGTGATGGCAGCGGCGCTGGCGGTTCTGGCCGCCGCGCAAGCTCCTCCCATGCCCTACAAGGCCAAGTTCCCCGGCGATCCGGCGCGCTCCGAGGCCGAGGCCTCTGCCCTGGGATACATCCGCACCGTGCTCTATGCCCAGCGCATGTACAGACAGAAGCGGGGCCACTACGCCGGCTCGCTCTACGCCCTGGTGGGCTCTGGCTCCTTCACCAAGCGCATGGTCAAAACCGACCGCGGCGACTACCAGGTCAGCTTCGGCGGCGGCAAGGGCGGCTTCTCCATCACGCTCACGCCCAAGCAGTTCGACTCCACCCACCGCGCCTTCTACACCGACGCCGGCGGCGTCATCCGCTACGAGGACGAGAAGCCCGCAACCGCCGACTCTCCCGTGCTCAAGGAACAACACCTAGAATCGGAGCCGGCGAAACTCGGCTCCAACGACTCCGCGCCGCCGAAGTGAGGCGCAAGCCAGCCTCCCATGCCCATCTTTGCCGCGGTTGATATCGGCT
The window above is part of the Terriglobales bacterium genome. Proteins encoded here:
- a CDS encoding lysophospholipid acyltransferase family protein; translation: MRHRLEYAPVWLLVQGIGLLPRPLARALGIALGRLVYLLHGRLRRVGRRNLELAFPEKSAAERQRILKGLFTALGRQLAEFCLFPRYSKENVERVAVYQGLENLEAARQRGKGVIFLTAHLGGWEIGSFVHSLNGNPLHVVVRALDNPYLDRLVDRYRCLHGNTTFDKQDFARGLLGALKAGETVGILMDQNMTPPQGVFVDFFGRAACTASGVARVALRTDAAVVPAFTLWDRALGKYRVQFDPALELVRSGDEEADAISNTAAFTKVIESYARQYPEQWLWVHRRWKTRPEGEGSVY
- the lpxD gene encoding UDP-3-O-(3-hydroxymyristoyl)glucosamine N-acyltransferase produces the protein MKHSLAKIAKAAGARVMGDGTREVGGISSIESATADDVVFVEDERRLQEALQSAAGAVIAGEFAANAKTAKPLLVAKQPRLAFLRAARILRPSRGQAYPGVHSTAIVPNSVKVGKRVSVGPHAVVGESVEIGEGTRIGPGVSIGAQVRIGADCYLDANVTVYAGTEIGNRVIVLAGAVLGSDGFGYVRDPESGRYEKFPQVGKLVIGDDVEIGANSTIDRGALDATVLARGVKIDNLVHVGHNVRIGENVVIAAQTGISGSSVIEKDAVVGGQVGIGDHARIEEGVILGSGSGVLSKKIVRGKGVVFWGRPARPLQEYLKELAALARLGKKEK
- a CDS encoding cytochrome c, producing MKNLLLLVPVAALLALAGCAAGKPGNMETGMMRHVKRQVTIGGKDWKNPAPYTDASIKEGAEHFQHHCQVCHGLDGHATGVPFAAMMDPPVPDLAEKDIQEYTDGQLKWIIENGIAPSGMPGWKGMLDDDEMWKLVCFMRHLPAPGSLGAPKVYTEGESEHQELEHKEMEKAAKPGETKLPTHKH
- a CDS encoding response regulator transcription factor, producing the protein MKISCGAHPEESLKDMTAAASKKQKIHVAVIESDPLRFIGFRSLFENEPELELVAASLAEVTASPTVDVVLLGSRNERNLFDIMAGMKAARPGLRIIVTGSGMDDETILKSLAAGAKGYVDEAASPAEFTTAIRIVHQGSVWAPRRVLSIFIERVTSSPGRIFPAGRVTFTDREKEVLELLVVGSSNKEIGAAMGIEERTVKAHVAKLMRKVGVQNRIALSVHAITHNMVSAK
- a CDS encoding APC family permease; this translates as MSSPTQPGSPQKNRVRIVVATSVMLTFISFWRASAIVLNDMGSSAFYAGSISEQAVGKAAPWFVLGVMLFSFTVRAVYVESCSMFVRGGVYRVVKEALGGTLAKISVSALMFDYVLTGPISGVSAGQYIAGLMNELLLAADTHGWIPQALHLLFEGTPHVNVNATAVVIAVAVTLYYWWQNIKGIEESSEKAMRVMEITTVMVVLLLGWSFVTLLRGHYQLPPWPVPQNLTFSRDALGFLKNAELHKIFGVFGIMIAFGHSILAMSGEETLAQVYREIGSPKHKNLKKTALIIAVYSFVFTGISSLLVVMLIPDTVRMLPENKDNLLGTLAMYLVGPPLLKLFFRAFVVIVGFLMLSGAINTSIVGSNGVLNRVSEDGVLTDWFRKPHKRFGTSYRILNLVVALQLFTILVSRGDVYILGEAYAFGVIWSFTMKSMAMLVLRFKYKGPRHWKVPPNITIRGIEIPIGLASIFLVLVTTSVVNLFTKSVATISGIIFTGVFFTIFVVSEQINRRKMAHSQHQMMDHFQLQQEETVQRESLGIRPGNILVTVRDYNTLNHLKWALERTDTKEQDVVVLAARMVPESGAGEYGLSTEQIFSEYEQLLFTRATSVAEGFGKHISLLVVPARDIWTAISQTANSLESSAVVAGLSSKMPALEQAFRMGRAWEAMPEPKGQFVLQVVRPDMTAEIFRMGPHTPDLKTEDIYLTHRIWLDLTRNPEMGKVHHSDILSLALTRLARDLFGPERDEIMKRLGRGVTDKRFGQKLPAPEPPPTAPGIVSESAPDKQSKEQEEKGPEEPPITGPK